In Acidobacteriota bacterium, the genomic window GCGGCCGGCCGGGGAGCGACGCGTCCCCTCGCGCTGATGGCCCGTAGCCCGCGGCCCTCCACTTCCACCTTCAGCGGAACGAAAGCCCGGCTCGGATCGGAGAGGTCGCTCGGCCGGTACCCGATCAGGTAGTAGTGGCTGAGGTCGTCGTCCGCCGCCCGGAGCCCTTCGAGGAAGTCGCGATTTCGCCAGAACCTGCCGCCGGTCTCCCCGGCCAGCGCCACGTGGATCTCCCGATGCGCGTTGGCCGCATCCACCTGAGCGCCGAGTTGGAGCACGTCGAGCCACTCCGAGCCGAGACCGATTTGATCGAGCATGTCCCGGAAGTTCTGCGCCACCGACGCGTCCGCGAATCCTCCCTCGACGCCGACGTCGTAGGTAAAGACGCGGATTCCCGCGTCCTGCAACGAGGCGAGCATGTCTCGGAAACGACTGGTGAAACCGCCGCGTGCGTTGGTCGTCCTCGACCGCGTGAGGGGGAAGCCCCCAGTGAACAACAGCACCGCCTTCGTTCCCTCGACCTGTGCCAGGGCACGCGCGATATCGTCGACGTTCGTGTAGAACTGATCGCGTTCGGCGGCGAGCAGGTCGCTTCCGAACCGGCCCGAATTGAGGAGCTGCTGCTCGAGAATGTCGCGCCGGAGGGCGCCTCCCTGCTCGATCCGCTGCTTGGTCATTTCCTGGCCGATCGATGTCCCCGGGAAAACGCGAGCGGCGTCGATGGCGGCTTCGAGCGTCTCGATATCGCTGGTGAAGCTGCACAGGGAACGCAGGAACGGGGTCATCTCGTAGACCGCGACCCGGTCCTTGGGACGAAGGCGCTCCCGGAGCCACTGCTTCGCAGCGCGCCGCATCTGGGAAATCCGGAGCGGCGACGGGTTGTTGTAGCCGTCGAAGACGATGGCGAACCAGCGCGGGTTGTCGAGCCGGGCCCGGGCGGCCTTGCGCGCCGCCTCCAGCACCGCCGAACTGGCGAGGCCCGTCGAGCCCGCCGCCGGTTCGGCCTCGACGCCCGGCGACCCTTCCTTCGCCCGCGGCTCGGCCCGGGGCTTCGCCGCCGCGGGGGCCGCCAGGTCGATCTCGTCGAAGGAGACGATCGGGATCGGCCGCTTCCTCTCCTTCAGCGTGAAAGCCGAGCGCGGCAGATTGCGGACGTGCCGCCCCTTGTGGTCGACGACCACCACCTCGAGCAGCGCCAGCCGGACGTCGACCTTCTCCCGGTAGCCGCCCTCGAGCGGCGGCGCTTCCGTGCCGCCCGCCGCGAGAGCGCCTCCGCCCGACAACATCGCGGCGCAGAGGAGCGGCGCGGCCAGCCGGAGCCCCGGGCCGCGCCGCCCACCGTCACTTTTCGGAGAGCGACGCGACGATGGCACGGACGTTCTCCGCCTCCGGCGAGTCCGGAGCGAGTTCGAGGAACTTCTTCAGGCACTCGACAGCCCCCGGAAGGTCGCCGAGGTTCAGGCGGCTGTAACCGAGCAGCCGATGCGCGTCGGCGAAGTCGGGCTTCATTTGGATCGTCTTCTCGAACAGTTCGGCGGCCTTCTCGTATTCGCCCTTGTTGAAGTGATCCGCACCAAGATTGAAGGTGATCGTCGGATCCTCCGCCCCCGACGACTGCACCTCCTCCATGAGTTGTCGCGCGCGCTCGGTTTTGCCGAGCTTCAGGTAGATATCGGCGAGCACCGATTTCACGTCGAGGCGCTCGGGCGCGAGCTCGAGGACCTTCTCCAGCGACGCCGCCGCCTCGTCGAGCCGTCCGAGCTTCTGGAGGACGAGCGCCTCCTCGAAGTGCGTGTCGCGCACCACCTGCGGGTTCGAGGCCGTGGCCGCTTCCTCCCGCATCGCCGCCACCGCAGCCTCGAGATCGCCCTTTTCGGCCAGGAGCTTGCCCTTGAGCAGGCGGGCTCCCTCCAGGCCGCCGGGCGCGGCGATGGCGCGCTCGACGGCAGCGAGGCCGTCGTCGATCCGGCCTTCCCGGAGAGCGCAGAAGGCCGCCAGGTAATTGAACGTGGGATCGTCCGGGTAGACCTCGAGGTTCCGGTCGATCTCCTCCTTGGCCTCGCGGGTCCGGCCCGCCTCGATCATCTGCACGATCGCGCTCGTGTCGGTGAGCCGCGTCCCGGTGCCGTACTCGCCCGGCTCCATCTTCGTCGGCGCCATGACGATGTCGTAGTCCACCGTCGTGAGTCCGGTGACGGTGAACTGGGGCAGCTCCGCCCCCGGCGGAGTGTCGGTGTCCACCTTCCAGACGCTCTCGTCGTCCGGCGTCGAGATGTTGATGCGGATGTGAGTGACTCGCATCCCCTCCTTGATGGCCGTGAGCCGGTAGTTCGAGGGGCGCAGATTGCCCACGACGAACTTTCCTTTCTTGCTCTTCGTGCGCACGGTCATGAAGGCACGGTTGGACGGTGTGAGCGTGATCCGCACCCCATTCACGGGGTTGCCGTCCTTGTCGGTCACCTTTCCCCGCACGATGCCGTCAGCCAACGCGGTACCCGGCAGGAGCAGGGCCGCGAGGATCAGCGACATGAGCGTGACTCGTCGAAACTGGAGCATGATCACCGTCTCCCTCGGTTCGGGCCCGGCGAACCGTGCGCCGGGCAAGCCGTCGGGCGTCCCCGCCGCTTCCGTCCGATCACCGGAGCGCAAAGCGGACGACGTAGGTTTCAGGGTGGTTCACGGGCCGCACGAGCAATGTGAATCTCTTCCGGTGGATCCCCTCGGGGGGCACGGGAAAGTAGAGGTATCCCCACGTCAGTTGCCGGCGGCCGAGCTCCACGCGTTCCTGGACCGCGCTCGTCTCGCCGCTGAAGGGAAACAGCCGCCAAGCCACCGGCGCGTACAGGTTCTGGAACCGCGCGAAAAGGATGTCCTGAAAGGCATCGGCCAGGCGGACGTCGCGGCGGGACCGGTGGTAGGTCTCGAGGAACTCGCGGTGGCCGATCGTCGGGTACTGTTGCCCTGTCTCCGTCTCGAGGGTGAAAGACTCCCGCGCGAAGGTCAGGGGACCCGCCGACTGGTTCGCCAGGGCGATCCCGAGCGGAAAAACCGGTTCGTGCTTCTGGTACTGAGCCGCTCGCCCGTCGACGGCGATGAACAGCACTCGCCCGTCCTCGTAGTAGACGAACGGGTTCAGCTTGGGAGAAACGGGAAGGGCTCCCGGACGCGCGGCCGGGGTCGTGCACCCGGCCCACAAAACGATCGCGCCGGCGAGCGCCCCTGCGCCCGCCCACCGCCGCCAGAGGGACACTCGCGTGTCAGGCACCTGGGACGCTCCCCGAGCCATCGGCACACGACACCGGCCGTCCGCGGTCATGGTGCCGCCGCAGCCGGCCGGTGCCGCCATCGAGGCTAAGTCGATGTTACCGCGGGGCCTGCGGTTGTCAAACGCGCGACCCCGCGGGGCCGTCGCTCAGTCTCCCCAGAGGATGCCGTCGGCCCACAGGACGCCGTCGGCCCAGAGAATCCCGTCGGCCCACAGAATCCCGTCAGCCCACAGGATCCCGTCACCCCACAGAATCCCGTCCGGCATCAGCATCCCGTCGGCCCACAGGATCCCGTCGGCCCACAGGATCCCGTCGGCCCACAGAATCCCGTCGGCCCACAGAATCCCGTCGGCCCACAGAATCCCATCGGGACCGAGACGCGCCGCCTGCTCGTCGAGGTCGAACGGGCCATAGGCGGCATCGGCCCAAAGAATCCCGTCGGCCCACAGGATCCCGTCACCGGAGACGACCTGGTCCTGCCAGGTGACGGTGTTGCCGTAGAGAACGCCGTCGGTCCAGAGCACGCCGGTTCCGTTCACCTGCCCGTCGCCCCAGCGGATACCGCGCGCCCGGAACATCTGCCTCGAGAAGTACCAGCCGTCGACGTAGATGACCGGCGAATCCCAGGGGACGGTCTCCCCGGCGATCTGGGAGGCGAGCCCCGAGGCGAGCAGATCGAGGCTCGGCGTGGCGCTCTCCCCGGGCGGAAGCGAACCCGGATCGGCCACGAGCGCCGCCGCCAGCGCACCGGCCGCGTCGGCGTTGACCAGGCCCGCACCCTGCTCGAGCCGGCCCCAGTCGGGCAACGTCTGTGCGGTGCGCATCAGGACCGCCTTCAGGGTCAGCGGGTCGAGGTCGGGGCGCTCTTCGTACAGGAGGGCTGCGATGCCGCTGACGATCGGGGCGGCCATCGAGGTGCCGGACAGCTCCATGTAGTCGCCGCCGACCAGCAGCTCGGGGTGCTCGGTCGCCAGCGTCGAGCCGGGCGAAACGAGCGAGACGATCCGATTGCCCGGCGCGAGGATGTCCGGCTTCATCAGGTTGTCGTAGCGCTTCTCGCTTTCCGAGATCGTGCCGTCGCCGTCGGCGTCCTCGCCGGTGAACGAGCGCGTCGGTCCGCGCGAAGAGTACGTGGTGACGCCGTCGTCGGAACGCTTGTCGGTCTGGAACGTGTTCGCGGCACCGACGGTGATGACGCGCGGCGCGTTCGCCGGCGAGAGGATCCCGCCGTAGATCTTGTTGCCGTCCTTGTCCTTGCCGTAGTTGCCGGCCGCCACGACCACCGTGATGCCGCGGTCGATCAGCGCCTCGACCGCCTGGCACAGGGGGTCCTTCTCGTAGGACTCGTGCGGCGCGGTGCCGACCGAAAGGTTGACCACCCGGATCCCGCTGGCGGGACCGTAGTCGTCGACCCACTGCAGCGCTTCCAAGAGGTCGTCGAGCTGGCCGGATCCGGTGGCGTCGAGGACGCGCAGGTCGACCAGCATCGCCCCGGGAGCGGCCCCTGCGTAGGACCGGCTGTAGCCCACCTGCGAGCGCAGGCCGCTCCCCGCGATCAGACCGGCCACGTGGGTGCCGTGGCCGAACGGGTCGAAGGTCGGCCCCGGATCGTCCGCCGCGAAGTTGACGTGCAGAACGACCCGGCTCCCGGCCGCCCCTTGGAGGTCGGGGTGCTCGTAGATGCCGGAGTCGATCACGGCGACCCCGACGCCAGCCCCCGTCACCGGATGCGAGGCGAACAGGGCGGTGATTCCCGAGGCGGTGCGCACGTGGCTGTCCCCACCCGCGATCTCTCCGCTCGCCTGCGTGACGTCGACCGTTCCCCCCGGATCGGGCGTCGTGGTGTACGCCTGCTTCACCTTGGGGGCCTTGAACCTCGCCGGCATCAGCGGGCGGTTCGGCGTGACGTACTCGACCGCTTGGCTCTCGAGGAGGTCGGCGAGAGCGGCGTCGACGTTGGCGCCGTCGAGATCCACCACGGCGAGGCCGAAGTCGGCGTGCTGCCCGGCGACCTGCATCCTCGCGTCCGCGTCGATCGCGGCGAGAGCGGCAGGGTGCTTCACCTTGACGATCACGCGCATCGGCGCGCCGGCGGGATGCTTGGCGCGCGCCTGGGCGAGGTCCGGGGCTGCCCGTTTCTCCGCCGCCTTGCTCAGCGGAAGCCCGAGCGGACGGCTTCCGGCGAGCGCCCCCGCCGTGGCGAGCGCTCCCGCGACGAGGGTCGCGAGCAGGCATCGAAGGATCGGCCGGCGTCGGATCATGGCGGTTCTCCCGCGCCCACGCGTTCGGGCGCCGCCCGGCGGAATGCAAGCGCGATGCCCCCGCGGAACCCGTCCCGATGTCGAGGTTTGCCGCCCGGGCGACGGACGCCGCCCGCGGCGGTGTCCGGAAGCCGTGTCCGGGATTCGGACAGCTCGACCGCACCGGGCCCGCCAGCGCGAACGGCCCGCTCCGCCCCCTCCGGACCCCGGGAAGCGCCAGCGGCAGGGCGTCCCCGCGGCAGCGGCGCGCCGCGCCCGGCACGGCGGCGGAGTCCCACCGTTCGCTCGGGGCGGCGTTCTCGGTCACCGCTCGAAAGGCGCCCCCGGGGCGCCGTCCGCGGGGGCTAGAATT contains:
- a CDS encoding VWA domain-containing protein, coding for MPSSRRSPKSDGGRRGPGLRLAAPLLCAAMLSGGGALAAGGTEAPPLEGGYREKVDVRLALLEVVVVDHKGRHVRNLPRSAFTLKERKRPIPIVSFDEIDLAAPAAAKPRAEPRAKEGSPGVEAEPAAGSTGLASSAVLEAARKAARARLDNPRWFAIVFDGYNNPSPLRISQMRRAAKQWLRERLRPKDRVAVYEMTPFLRSLCSFTSDIETLEAAIDAARVFPGTSIGQEMTKQRIEQGGALRRDILEQQLLNSGRFGSDLLAAERDQFYTNVDDIARALAQVEGTKAVLLFTGGFPLTRSRTTNARGGFTSRFRDMLASLQDAGIRVFTYDVGVEGGFADASVAQNFRDMLDQIGLGSEWLDVLQLGAQVDAANAHREIHVALAGETGGRFWRNRDFLEGLRAADDDLSHYYLIGYRPSDLSDPSRAFVPLKVEVEGRGLRAISARGRVAPRPAARTARAARADSAAPGPATAVPVPLRLSCEPLFYPGQNGRTLVLLPVRVSGPPPDAQEIALEVRLAARLSGMEIAGDTRKVSARLRSEPGEGRPASLYFLEAMELPPMELELEIAVRTGSGAEGRWRRIVAVPARSRVAFGITRPVLLEDPPTALPVYDVFGSGAPIPGAGRDTAGEVPPLAPGPGRPLPVVRGLSAVPAGSPVPVAISVLAPPPPPAGEGSPLRLDWELVPEGGGASAEPLLPPVTYRLLAMRDEGHRLDILAVLDLRSVPAGDYSLRVIATKVPGGQTAQASSALRVISPE
- a CDS encoding tetratricopeptide repeat protein, with the protein product MLQFRRVTLMSLILAALLLPGTALADGIVRGKVTDKDGNPVNGVRITLTPSNRAFMTVRTKSKKGKFVVGNLRPSNYRLTAIKEGMRVTHIRINISTPDDESVWKVDTDTPPGAELPQFTVTGLTTVDYDIVMAPTKMEPGEYGTGTRLTDTSAIVQMIEAGRTREAKEEIDRNLEVYPDDPTFNYLAAFCALREGRIDDGLAAVERAIAAPGGLEGARLLKGKLLAEKGDLEAAVAAMREEAATASNPQVVRDTHFEEALVLQKLGRLDEAAASLEKVLELAPERLDVKSVLADIYLKLGKTERARQLMEEVQSSGAEDPTITFNLGADHFNKGEYEKAAELFEKTIQMKPDFADAHRLLGYSRLNLGDLPGAVECLKKFLELAPDSPEAENVRAIVASLSEK